Proteins encoded in a region of the Acetomicrobium sp. S15 = DSM 107314 genome:
- a CDS encoding helix-hairpin-helix domain-containing protein — MIGQGRWRGFLFLAGGVGCFLLASFLLWTFSGRFSDDGPTTEAGPSLGVRSREAQVEPVAAPLKEEGWVVYVTGAVARPGVYNLPAGSRVYQLVEKSGGLTDKADAESINLAAKLSDGVHVHVPKKGEAKTPAQGFVAQENQKKGSFLDSTSTGSVDINRASKEDLERLPGIGPKTAEAIIAYRESHGPFRRVEDLLQVKGIGPKKLEAVRNLITVGSP; from the coding sequence GTGATAGGGCAGGGTAGGTGGCGCGGCTTTCTTTTTCTCGCAGGTGGTGTGGGGTGCTTCCTTTTGGCTTCGTTTTTGCTGTGGACTTTCTCCGGTCGTTTTTCCGACGATGGGCCCACCACTGAAGCCGGTCCCTCCTTAGGGGTTAGGTCCCGGGAGGCGCAAGTGGAACCGGTTGCAGCGCCTCTTAAGGAAGAGGGGTGGGTGGTTTACGTCACCGGCGCCGTCGCGAGGCCCGGGGTTTACAACCTTCCGGCCGGCTCCAGGGTCTACCAGCTCGTCGAGAAATCCGGCGGGCTTACAGATAAGGCCGACGCCGAATCCATAAACCTCGCGGCAAAGCTATCCGACGGCGTCCATGTGCACGTCCCTAAGAAGGGCGAGGCCAAGACGCCGGCACAAGGCTTTGTGGCCCAAGAGAATCAGAAAAAGGGGAGTTTTTTAGACAGCACTTCCACTGGTTCGGTTGATATAAACAGGGCCTCTAAGGAAGACCTTGAGCGGCTTCCCGGGATCGGACCGAAGACGGCAGAGGCCATAATAGCTTACAGAGAAAGCCACGGCCCCTTTAGGCGTGTCGAAGACCTGCTGCAGGTCAAGGGGATAGGCCCTAAGAAGTTGGAAGCCGTTCGAAACCTCATAACCGTGGGTTCACCGTGA
- a CDS encoding ComEC/Rec2 family competence protein produces the protein MTLLHTSPALVLLLGWSGALLSLSRGVSPLVCGVIGGLAALGLSLLSVKRMDKRLTCVTSLIVALAVLGGFFISWRSSVEPSLPQAVEGKGVIVTERPWGGRRAIVADVSGKRWLVYASPALALKEGDGVYLKGFPRQLSEAREPGEFDPHLYWRARGVSGEVVVAELKRSGGDGSPLARWRTRLRRFLLLRLPPRLRGYMSAALLGVRDPGLEERHRRWGTVHLLAVSGFHVGLVAVVFRKLFRNMPLAPAWVSACIWFYTLITGAAPSALRAALMIEAIILAGWIGRPQSSVHSVSLAAIALLLWRPWWFWDVGWRLSVLAALTLASLASVKRTWHGAIAASPSVWVTTAAQIAHTFGSVPLGGLVVNLVAIPAFSLLFPLGAAASLLALLPLPLVGWALWGVEFIFALCEFGLSTLSKLLPGELVWFPQLSIVSAVVFFALLGRAVKLSGVRWFIFLLVALVPFV, from the coding sequence GTGACGCTTTTACACACTTCTCCCGCGCTGGTTTTGCTTTTGGGTTGGAGCGGTGCCCTCCTTTCCCTTTCAAGGGGAGTATCTCCCTTGGTTTGTGGGGTAATAGGAGGACTTGCCGCCCTGGGCCTATCGCTCCTCAGCGTCAAGAGGATGGACAAGCGACTGACCTGTGTGACATCTCTCATCGTGGCCCTCGCAGTCTTGGGAGGTTTTTTCATCTCCTGGAGATCCTCCGTTGAACCTTCGCTTCCTCAAGCTGTCGAAGGTAAGGGCGTTATAGTCACGGAGCGGCCCTGGGGAGGCAGAAGGGCTATCGTGGCGGATGTATCGGGCAAAAGGTGGCTCGTATATGCTTCGCCAGCGCTTGCGTTGAAAGAGGGCGACGGTGTTTACTTAAAAGGTTTTCCACGTCAGCTTTCCGAAGCTCGAGAACCAGGAGAGTTCGATCCGCATCTGTATTGGAGGGCCAGGGGCGTAAGCGGCGAGGTTGTCGTGGCTGAGCTCAAACGCTCCGGCGGCGATGGTTCGCCTTTGGCGCGGTGGCGCACGCGACTGAGGCGCTTCCTGCTTTTGAGGCTACCTCCACGCCTGCGCGGTTACATGAGCGCCGCCCTATTGGGGGTCAGAGATCCAGGTCTGGAGGAACGACATCGTCGGTGGGGCACCGTGCACCTCCTTGCTGTATCTGGCTTCCATGTCGGTTTAGTAGCCGTCGTATTTCGCAAGCTCTTCCGAAATATGCCTCTTGCGCCGGCGTGGGTGAGCGCTTGTATATGGTTTTATACGCTGATTACAGGTGCCGCACCTAGCGCCCTGAGGGCCGCGCTCATGATCGAGGCGATAATACTGGCCGGCTGGATTGGCCGTCCTCAATCCTCTGTGCACTCTGTGTCCCTTGCAGCTATCGCGTTGCTTTTGTGGCGCCCCTGGTGGTTTTGGGATGTGGGGTGGAGACTTTCGGTGTTGGCCGCCTTGACGCTCGCTTCCTTGGCAAGCGTGAAACGCACTTGGCATGGCGCCATCGCGGCCAGCCCATCTGTTTGGGTTACGACGGCGGCGCAGATAGCCCACACCTTCGGCAGCGTCCCCTTGGGGGGATTGGTCGTAAACCTCGTCGCCATCCCAGCTTTTTCGCTGCTCTTTCCCCTCGGCGCAGCGGCTTCGCTTTTGGCTCTATTGCCGCTACCTTTGGTGGGATGGGCTCTTTGGGGAGTTGAATTCATTTTTGCCCTGTGCGAGTTCGGCCTGAGCACCCTTTCTAAGTTGCTTCCCGGTGAGCTCGTCTGGTTTCCGCAGCTTTCCATCGTTTCTGCCGTGGTGTTTTTTGCGCTTCTCGGCCGAGCGGTTAAATTGAGCGGCGTGCGCTGGTTCATTTTCCTACTCGTAGCTTTGGTGCCATTCGTGTAG
- a CDS encoding epoxyqueuosine reductase gives MDEITVVDIIRAIINKAAEGGIGWGRYETKYRRPLIGFLDASDDRFITLRDKVNPKHLLPNDILRGAETVVSFFFPFTPDIVNKNRRKEGDPDISWLYAYAQTNALISSTCELIRDALLGLDITAGWVEPTHNFDKSTLLSRWSHKSVGYMAGLGKFGLHQMLITPLGCAGRFGSLILDYHLKPTEPLLSPKVEICPTLEGKACNACIKACPVGAISLNGVDKHKCFNRLNEVNERYRSVIGNEVDACGKCATAACALKDLS, from the coding sequence ATGGATGAAATCACGGTGGTCGACATCATCAGGGCAATCATAAACAAGGCTGCCGAAGGCGGCATTGGGTGGGGGAGGTATGAAACCAAATACCGGCGACCCCTCATCGGATTTTTAGATGCCTCAGACGACCGATTTATAACGCTTCGCGATAAAGTGAACCCAAAACATCTATTACCCAATGACATCTTAAGAGGAGCAGAGACGGTGGTCTCGTTTTTCTTTCCCTTTACACCAGATATAGTGAATAAAAACAGGCGCAAAGAAGGGGACCCCGATATCAGCTGGCTATATGCATATGCCCAGACTAACGCCTTGATATCGAGCACTTGCGAACTCATCAGAGACGCCCTTTTGGGCTTAGACATCACAGCCGGATGGGTTGAACCGACCCACAATTTTGATAAATCAACGTTGTTGAGCAGATGGTCGCATAAAAGCGTAGGATATATGGCAGGGCTGGGCAAATTTGGCCTCCATCAGATGTTGATCACGCCGCTTGGATGCGCTGGACGGTTTGGGAGCCTGATTTTAGACTATCACCTTAAACCCACCGAGCCACTGTTGTCGCCCAAAGTCGAAATATGCCCAACTCTGGAGGGTAAAGCCTGCAATGCCTGTATTAAAGCGTGCCCGGTCGGTGCCATCTCACTTAATGGAGTCGACAAGCATAAATGCTTCAACCGTCTCAACGAAGTCAACGAACGTTACAGATCGGTCATAGGAAATGAAGTAGATGCTTGTGGGAAATGCGCCACTGCGGCATGTGCGCTAAAAGACCTGAGCTAA
- a CDS encoding asparaginase domain-containing protein has protein sequence MPDQPKIALVVAGGTIGMSYSEREGGYAPALGAQDMFRWIDQARLNCSIEVVDWSHQPSCHYTTRMTIDLIQILRKLVEDGFEGIAVTCGTDAMEEMAYLADLLWSYPQPLIFTGAMIPSDHIGTDAILNLNQAVLAAASKVTWGLGVLVCMQDQLFAASEVCKVTNYRRDAFEAPGRGPVGEIVERNVQILRSPKRSTPLPEPVVPAKDVEIIWASLGGGEVLLNLLTEEELDGIVLAAFGSGNVNPLWLPPIKNIVRRGIPVVLASRCQRGQVLPIYSYEGSALKLFKAGVLNGGHLSPLQARLKLAVGIGAGYTGDVLQQYLLR, from the coding sequence GTGCCCGATCAACCCAAAATAGCCTTGGTCGTAGCTGGAGGAACGATCGGCATGAGTTACAGCGAGCGAGAGGGTGGCTACGCTCCAGCTCTTGGAGCCCAAGATATGTTTCGATGGATCGACCAGGCTCGACTGAATTGTTCCATAGAGGTGGTCGACTGGAGTCATCAACCCAGCTGCCATTACACCACCAGAATGACTATAGACCTCATCCAGATACTCCGCAAACTTGTAGAGGACGGCTTCGAAGGCATAGCGGTCACCTGTGGCACGGATGCTATGGAAGAGATGGCATATCTTGCGGACCTGCTCTGGTCTTATCCGCAGCCGTTGATATTCACGGGAGCCATGATCCCATCGGATCACATCGGCACAGACGCCATCCTGAACTTAAACCAGGCCGTTTTAGCGGCCGCCTCAAAGGTCACATGGGGCTTGGGAGTTCTTGTCTGCATGCAAGACCAACTCTTCGCCGCCTCAGAGGTTTGCAAGGTGACAAATTATCGCAGAGATGCCTTCGAGGCGCCTGGGCGCGGTCCAGTTGGAGAGATAGTGGAGAGGAACGTTCAAATCTTGAGGTCGCCAAAGCGGTCTACACCTTTGCCGGAGCCGGTTGTGCCGGCGAAAGATGTCGAGATAATCTGGGCCTCTCTGGGCGGAGGTGAGGTGTTATTAAACCTCCTGACCGAAGAAGAGTTAGATGGGATAGTGCTGGCTGCCTTCGGATCGGGCAACGTAAATCCTCTGTGGTTGCCGCCAATTAAGAACATAGTTCGGAGGGGAATTCCGGTCGTGCTCGCATCGCGTTGTCAAAGAGGGCAAGTGTTGCCGATATATAGCTATGAAGGCAGTGCCCTAAAATTATTCAAAGCAGGTGTGTTAAACGGAGGGCACCTGTCTCCGCTACAGGCACGGCTCAAGTTGGCCGTCGGAATCGGCGCAGGCTACACTGGTGATGTCCTGCAGCAATACCTGCTCCGCTAA
- the trkA gene encoding Trk system potassium transporter TrkA has product MRVVIIGAGEVGFSLAQKLIEESHDVIIVEQDEGKAAKADGELDAMVIRGNGARPQVLAKAGVQQGGNVDLLVGCTDRDEVNILACWIAKRAGVKRVISRVRSLEFTDTQAWAHEFGIDLMASPERSVAREIEELLFVQAASYAGELIRGQVGIYAFRVAPDSPVVNTTLSDVRKRYSKLRSIIVFIERGDEGFVPSGDSRFCEGDLCYLVCMREDLPFVESLLQPKKKRPLHRVFIVGGGKIGFQLASRLERSPNFIDVRLIDMDKEKCERLAQELKKTVVLCASADDEEFLKQEGVENVDGFVCTTANDETNILIAVLGKALGAKKSIAVVRHKTYLNMDRYLPVDSLVNPNEALISMILRFVRYSEQATSLSIIDKIGAEMLEVSVPADSPTIGKPLRELNLPKGVVIAFVERNGEIFVPDGDAVLQANDTVVLFASSGLVSKALNILEG; this is encoded by the coding sequence ATGCGCGTCGTAATAATAGGTGCCGGAGAAGTGGGATTTAGCCTCGCTCAAAAATTGATAGAAGAGAGTCACGACGTCATAATCGTAGAACAGGACGAGGGAAAAGCAGCTAAAGCCGATGGCGAGCTCGATGCCATGGTTATCCGAGGGAACGGCGCCCGCCCTCAAGTTTTAGCAAAGGCGGGTGTGCAGCAGGGTGGGAATGTAGATCTTTTGGTCGGCTGTACCGATCGTGATGAGGTTAACATATTGGCCTGCTGGATCGCCAAGAGGGCGGGCGTTAAGCGAGTCATATCCAGAGTGCGGAGTCTGGAGTTCACCGATACGCAGGCATGGGCTCACGAGTTTGGGATCGATCTCATGGCTTCTCCTGAACGGTCAGTGGCAAGAGAGATCGAAGAATTGCTCTTCGTGCAGGCCGCTTCTTACGCTGGAGAGCTCATCAGGGGACAGGTCGGCATATATGCCTTTCGAGTAGCTCCCGATTCGCCAGTGGTCAACACGACCTTGAGCGATGTCAGAAAGCGATATTCCAAACTTCGATCCATCATCGTCTTCATCGAGAGGGGCGACGAGGGTTTTGTCCCATCCGGCGACTCGAGGTTTTGCGAGGGCGATCTCTGTTATCTCGTGTGCATGAGGGAAGACCTTCCATTTGTGGAATCGTTATTGCAGCCCAAAAAGAAGCGCCCCTTACACCGCGTCTTCATCGTGGGAGGGGGCAAAATAGGTTTTCAACTCGCCTCCAGGCTTGAACGTAGCCCAAATTTCATCGATGTAAGGCTGATCGATATGGACAAGGAGAAATGCGAGCGCCTGGCCCAAGAGCTGAAAAAGACCGTCGTATTGTGTGCCAGCGCCGACGATGAAGAGTTCTTGAAACAGGAGGGCGTCGAGAATGTCGATGGCTTTGTTTGCACGACAGCCAACGACGAAACCAATATATTAATCGCCGTATTGGGCAAAGCCCTCGGCGCGAAGAAGAGCATAGCCGTGGTGCGTCATAAGACGTATTTGAACATGGATCGGTATCTGCCAGTGGATTCTTTGGTAAATCCGAACGAAGCCTTAATTTCCATGATACTGCGTTTTGTTCGCTATTCTGAGCAGGCCACATCGCTCTCTATAATTGACAAAATCGGCGCAGAGATGTTGGAAGTGTCTGTGCCTGCGGATAGCCCGACGATCGGGAAACCCTTGAGAGAACTCAATCTGCCCAAAGGGGTTGTAATAGCCTTTGTAGAGAGAAATGGAGAGATCTTCGTTCCCGACGGAGACGCCGTGCTTCAGGCCAACGATACAGTAGTGTTGTTTGCGTCGAGCGGGCTCGTTTCTAAAGCCTTAAACATCCTCGAGGGGTAG
- a CDS encoding TrkH family potassium uptake protein, with protein sequence MRVGIVYKILGLLGIVVSLWMLWPIFWAAIDGSDDLFPLLYSMVLGLAISGVFLLLGRGKKAGDMGPREAFAAVGLSWFFVSAIGGLPLWLHGTLPSYTDAFFEAASGFTTTGASVLIDIQSVPRGILFWRSLTHWLGGMGIIVLSLAILPMLGVGGMQLYKAEVPGPVPEKLTPRIQHTALLLWGVYVLLSALETGLLFLGGMNIFEALTHTFGTMATGGFSPLNASIGQYGNAYFDWVIILFMFLAGANFTLHFQILKGDISAWWRDEEFRFYASLVVGGVLSVAAFLLLSGNYDTFLDALRFGAFQVVSIITTTGYVTADYETWPFYVQVLLLVFMFIGGCAGSTGGGIKNVRILMLFKEIYAELMRLLHPKAVIYTRLNDQVVSREVVSSILVFFSIYIVVFTVGTIIMAGLGVDVLTAIASVAATLNNIGPGLGSVGPTDNYASIPMAGKWVLSVCMVMGRLELYEVLLLFVPATWRR encoded by the coding sequence ATGCGGGTTGGCATAGTTTACAAAATTCTCGGCCTACTTGGAATAGTTGTATCGCTCTGGATGTTGTGGCCGATCTTTTGGGCGGCGATCGACGGCAGCGACGACTTGTTTCCCCTCCTTTACAGCATGGTCTTAGGCTTAGCCATATCCGGTGTTTTTTTGCTCCTCGGTCGCGGAAAGAAAGCGGGAGATATGGGTCCCAGAGAGGCCTTTGCGGCGGTGGGGTTGTCGTGGTTTTTTGTTTCGGCTATCGGGGGGCTGCCCTTATGGCTACACGGAACACTTCCCTCCTATACAGATGCCTTTTTCGAGGCTGCGTCCGGCTTCACCACCACCGGAGCCTCTGTGCTGATCGACATCCAGTCTGTCCCGCGAGGGATTCTATTTTGGCGCAGCCTCACGCATTGGCTCGGCGGAATGGGCATCATCGTATTGAGTTTGGCCATATTGCCCATGCTCGGAGTGGGAGGGATGCAACTTTATAAGGCCGAGGTGCCTGGCCCTGTGCCGGAGAAGCTCACGCCGCGCATCCAGCATACCGCTCTTTTGTTGTGGGGGGTTTATGTCTTGCTGTCAGCACTCGAAACCGGGCTCCTATTCTTGGGCGGGATGAACATATTCGAGGCACTTACCCACACGTTTGGCACGATGGCTACGGGTGGCTTCTCGCCACTGAATGCCAGCATAGGGCAGTATGGCAACGCTTATTTTGATTGGGTGATAATCCTATTCATGTTTTTGGCCGGTGCCAATTTTACGCTGCATTTTCAGATCCTAAAAGGCGATATAAGTGCTTGGTGGAGAGATGAGGAATTTCGTTTCTACGCCTCTTTGGTGGTCGGCGGCGTCCTTTCCGTCGCTGCCTTCTTGCTCCTTTCTGGCAACTATGACACGTTCTTGGATGCCTTGCGATTCGGGGCGTTTCAAGTAGTGAGCATAATTACGACTACAGGTTATGTCACGGCGGATTATGAGACGTGGCCGTTTTATGTTCAGGTTCTCCTGCTCGTATTCATGTTCATCGGAGGGTGCGCAGGTTCGACCGGAGGAGGCATCAAAAACGTTCGAATCTTGATGCTATTCAAGGAGATCTACGCCGAACTGATGAGATTGCTTCATCCCAAAGCCGTTATCTACACACGTTTAAATGATCAAGTGGTTAGCAGGGAGGTCGTCTCATCGATATTGGTCTTTTTCAGTATTTACATAGTGGTATTTACCGTGGGCACTATAATCATGGCTGGATTGGGCGTTGACGTCTTAACGGCCATTGCCAGCGTTGCCGCTACGCTCAACAATATAGGTCCTGGCCTCGGAAGCGTCGGCCCTACGGATAACTACGCCTCGATCCCGATGGCTGGTAAGTGGGTGCTTTCCGTGTGCATGGTCATGGGGAGACTCGAGCTGTACGAGGTGCTCCTGCTCTTTGTGCCGGCCACCTGGCGCAGGTAG